From the Buteo buteo chromosome 1, bButBut1.hap1.1, whole genome shotgun sequence genome, one window contains:
- the LOC142031877 gene encoding AF4/FMR2 family member 1-like: MLNVQKGCGRMLQADLQLSDSEESGDDQVVEKPPSSLAPPSALQSQPKSVASAHSSSPESGSTSDSDSSSDSETESNSSDSEANDPPRASAPEPDPPTSNKWQLDNWLTKVNPPAVPTESLSEIAHGDGCEEGKEQGQAVSSNSSHQRAEPREPHHKSSGRAARAPQDAHLLTKRNCQKSPVRAEGPSPRQTVGIKGPSKGLVHEGPKGGLKVESDPGPFEVRDQSSRDKPKVKTKGKPKSSDRKDLTPALQEPPENRKHKSSHQANAKPFLDPKVMRDVLLGSVQEHLALSPLPQGQGTSPTRTSGHRPAIVAREDFHKEKLPLPIRGKKLLSPVRDSPAPQSLMVKIDLPLLSRVPQPPGKGSHQKRAEAKEPPGARKQDLERKITDTLDKSLQKRKREVEKEIDRKKMKSEKERKSLQSSANKDSNKLKASKTSLETQKKDLLLPPPLPPMSPVHPPPKSTKMAQKRPKSESSELPVVDNTARDESNHKDPLFSKHKKVERNPAELSKGIKGSPGDVTNPFPVPSLPNGASKPRGPQLTFEKQHPIEYYIEVAKRLKHKADAMTDKTGKAFQYLDAALSFIEYGIALESDAPAPKSAYSIFRGTIDLIKFAMTLKSFTDSSASSQEKIFAVLCMRCQSILHMAMFRYKKDTAINYSRILNDHFKSSSRATQAPSPCVARSTGMPSLSPMASPAGSVSSQPGSNASNCSGNSIGSSVTVPYNIPSITSSYVNITSYILYAYDIWERADALVRKNKEFFAELSTATCTLALNSSMTELVHYARQGLQWLRLETNTP, from the exons ATGCTAAATGTTCAAAAAGGATGTgggag AATGCTCCAGGCCGACCTGCAGCTCAGTGATAGTGAAGAGAGTGGTGACGACCAA GTTGTTGAAAAGCCACCTTCTTCACTTGCTCCTCCAAG TGCCCTACAGTCCCAGCCCAAGAGTGTGGCATCAGCACATTCCAGCAGCCCGGAGTCAGGGAGCACCAGTGACTCAGACAGCTCTTCAGACTCAGAGACGGAGAGCAACTCGAGTGACAGTGAAGCAAACGACCCTCCGAGAGCGTCAGCACCTGAG CCTGACCCACCGACTTCTAATAAGTGGCAGCTTGACAACTGGCTAACCAAGGTGAACCCACCAGCAGTGCCAACAGAGAGTCTCAGCGAAATTGCCCATGGGGATGGATGTGAAGAGGgcaaggagcaggggcaggctgTCAGCAGCAATTCCTCCCACCAGCGTGCCGAGCCGAGGGAGCCTCATCACAAGAGCTCTGGCCGAGCGGCCAGGGCTCCTCAGGACGCTCATCTTCTGACCAAACGCAACTGCCAGAAGTCTCCTGTGCGGGCCGAGGGGCCCTCACCCAGGCAGACTGTGGGCATCAAAGGGCCCAGCAAGGGCCTTGTCCACGAGGGGCCCAAAGGAGGCCTGAAGGTGGAGAGTGACCCTGGTCCTTTTGAGGTCAGAGACCAGTCTTCCAGAGACAAGCCAAAAGTCAAAACGAAAGGGAAGCCAAAATCCAGTGACAGAAAAGACCTGACCCCGGCACTGCAAGAGCCCCCTGagaacagaaagcacaagagcTCCCACCAGGCCAATGCCAAACCCTTCTTGGACCCCAAGGTCATGAGAGATGTTTTGCTTGGCAGTGTCCAGGAGCATCTCGCTCTCAGTCCCCTTCCTCAAGGCCAGGGCACAAGCCCCACCAGGACTAGCGGCCACAGGCCTGCCATCGTGGCCAGAGAGGATTTTCACAAGGAGAAACTTCCCTTGCCTATCAGGGGGAAGAAGTTGCTCTCGCCAGTGAGGGACTCCCCTGCCCCTCAGTCCCTCATGGTGAAAATAGATCTCCCTCTGCTGTCAAgagtcccccagccccctgggaAAGGCAGTCAccagaagagagcagaagcCAAGGAACCCCCTGGTGCAAGGAAGCAGgacttggagagaaaaatcacgGATACTCTTGACAAGTCCCTTCAGAAGAGGAAG agggaagtggagaaggagattgataggaagaaaatgaaatcagaaaaagaaagaaaatcattgcAGTCTTCAGCTAACAAAGACTCCAATAAATTGAA AGCATCAAAAACTTCACTTGAAACCCAGAAGAAAGATCTCCTGCTACCCCCACCACTGCCACCCATGTCTCCTGTACATCCTCCACCAAAGTCAACCAAGATGGCCCAAAAGAGACCCAAAAGTGAGAGCAGCGAGCTGCCTGTCGTGGATAACACTGCCAGGGACGAGAGCAACCACAAGGATCCTTTGTTCTCCAAGCACAAGAAAGTGGAGAGAAATCCCGCTGAGCTCTCAAAGGGCATCAAA ggatCTCCAGGGGATGTCACAAATCCTTTCCCAGTGCCTTCTTTGCCAAATGGTGCCTCCAAGCCAAGGGGACCTCAACTCACGTTTGAAaa GCAGCATCCGATAGAATACTACATAGAAGTGGCCAAGAGGCTGAAGCACAAAGCTGATGCAATG ACCGACAAGACTGGAAAGGCCTTTCAGTACCTAGATGCTGCCCTTTCCTTCATTGAGTATGGGATCGCCTTGGAATCGGATGCACCAGCACCAAAATCAGCTTACAGCATATTCAGGGGCACCATAGATCTCATCAA ATTCGCCATGACATTGAAATCCTTTACGGACTCCTCAGCATCTTCAcaagaaaaaatctttgctgtgttATG CATGCGCTGCCAGTCCATTCTGCACATGGCAATGTTTCGTTACAAAAAAGACACTGCAATAAATTATTCCAGGATCCTGAATGACCACTTCAAG AGTTCTTCCAGAGCAACACAAGCACCTTCTCCATGTGTTGCAAG aagcacaggcatgccttctctttctccaatGGCCTCTCCTGCTGGTTCTGTGAGTTCTCAGCCAGGATCGAATGCTAGCAACTGCAGCGGCAACAGCATTGGCTCTTCAGTCACTGTCCCTTATAATATCCCAAGCATCACCTCTTCCTACGTCAACATTACTTCCTATATCCTCTATGCGTATGATATTTGGGAACGGGCTGATGCACTGGTCAGGAAGAATAAGG AGTTTTTTGCTGAACTCAGCACAGCGACGTGCACTCTGGCACTGAACAGTAGCATGACCGAACTGGTACACTACGCTAGACAGGGTTTACAGTGGCTGAGACTGGAAACAAATACGCCTTAA